ATTGCAAACAAAAACTGCTTTCTCTTGTGCATTAAGTCACTAGATGATTTATCTCTACTGTGATGAACACGATTAGCAAGTTCGATGGGATGACTTTGCTTTATTTCAAGTTGGCTAGGCAAACATTCGTTGACAGATACGACCCGCAAATTGTCGCCCCTGTTTGAAGCTGAAGTTGGGCAGGAAATAGCCCAATGATCAAGCTGAAAACATCTAATGCACAAACAAGAAGATCCCTCAGCGCCTTCGTAAGCCCTGATGCTTCTAATAAGAACTTCCAATTCAGATTCTGTCACCTCTGAACAGTTGCGCAAGTCATGGCCACTTTTGCCACAGAAGAAACAAGTTGTTCTTGTGTAGCTACTGCTATACTCATTTCTTGTTGAAAAAGGTCCTATGAGTTTAAGGGCATCCAATCTCCTAGAAAACAGTGAGGACAGTGCCTCAGActtcttgaacttgggagaAGATACAATAGGATGCAGATTATTCATGGACCTTTCAAAATTATTGTCACGAATCTCTTTTGAGCTGGCTGCAACATCATCATGTTGGTCTTTATCCGAAGTCCCCTTTACATCGGAGCTTGCCTGTTCAATCCGACACTCCACACTTGTTTCATGTGTAGTTGGCTTGGAATTATCTATGTTCACAACAGTTCCAGGAGTTTTGTTGGAGAATCTAGTAATCCACAGGCTACGAAGAGACTGATTTCTACTAGACATGTCATATTCAGATGAATGAGAGGTATTTTTTTCCTCACAGATGCTTGTTCTAAGTCTAGATATCGAGTCATTAGAAGCTTTGTTTTCTACAGAAGTGTTTCTACTAACCTCCCGAGGAGCAACAACTGCTGGCATAATATGAGTTTGCATCAGTGGAACTTCCTTGCAAGCCACTGTAGATTGGTTGGATTTGTCATTAGACATTAGCATGTGTGCATCTAACATATCACCTTCCCGATGGCAGGATATTAGTGGAAAATCAATGAGGATTTTGTCAGCTGATGGGATCTTTTTAGGCTCTCCCACTGAGTGATCCTCTTTCGGTATTTCTGTTTCAGACACCTTTAAGGTTGGACAGTATAGAGACTGAAACAAAGATTGGAACCCCATTGACCTGCTAGCGGAATCATGATCTTTCTCATACGCAACAATTTCCTGATGATTAGTCTCTTTTACATGATTTTCCTCATTATTAGGAGTAAAGGTGAGAGCAAGAGTAGGAGACTCTTCAAGAGTGGATTTAGGCAAGCCCTTTACCATGTTTGAAATCCAAGTCACAAAAGAGCTATTATGTGCAACTGTCGATTCTGTAGCAGGATCCCGGTGCACATCCGTTCTGATTCGTTTACTTCCGACAAAAAACTGCTTCTCAAAGTGCCAACGTTTCTTACCCTTTGGGTTTAACCCTGTACTGTTGCAGCTTTCTACACTCTCATGGCTATCTTCCTCATCATTTGACATTTTGTTATTGGAAGTTCCGTCGGACAATGCTTTTGCTTTGCCTTTCCTTCTATATGATGAGGACCTGCTATGTGTTGGAGGAGTTTCAGGTGGAACAGAACTTCCCCTAAGAAGTTGCTCCTCATTCTGATCACAAGTCTCGATAATTCCTGGAATATGTAGATCATTCTCAGCTGTGCCCTCCAATACTGGGAGACCGGTAGATTCTAATGTGTTCTCTGCTTCCATTTTGATTGGTGAACTTGGAAGCAGACATGCAGGGCTCTCTGAGTCTTTGACAGTAGGAATTAGAGCCTGACTGCCACCGGAAACATCTTCATTTCTACACTTATTGCCAGTCAAAacttcttgattattttttcctGCTAGAGGTTCAGTGGTAACCGCATCAACCTTGGAACTGGCTCCATGTAGCAGAAATCTCTCTGTTCCAAAATCTCCTTCACCTGCATCAAAACAAGTCAGTAAATAAGAAACATGTTAGGAAATCGGATATCTTAAAGTCTAGCTGGCCATCCTTTCGTCAGCCGACTAAACCAAGATGGTGTCACATACGCCCCACAATCTTAACATAACAGACACCGTTGGGATTAAAGTGAGTTTAGAATAGAAGACTATACCTGCATCATTTTCACAACTTTCAACTATCGGAACACAAAAGCCCTTCTCAGTATTCTTCACATTTTCCTCATCTTGATCAGCGTCTACCATATCAACTCCGTCAGCAGCGTTCATTATCTTCACTTTGCTGCTGCAGCCTGTCGGATGATTATTTACTCAGTGactaataatataaagaaaataaacgtGAGCAACACCGCCATATATATGGTGCTACTAAAAACATGTACCAGGCAAATATCCTTACCAATTTCATTTCCACTTTCCAATACCATTTTTTTGGTCTCCAACCTTTCTTGATCGATTATCTTCTCATAAGCAGCATTTTCATCATAAGTCCCCTTAAATCTGTTACTTTGTGATGGTGCGGTAATCAAAGTGGTTGGTCCCACATTCCACAGACGAAAAGGTTTTTTGTCAGCTAAGCTACTCTCAGCACATTTGAGGCTCAAACCTTTACGAGGGGACCAAACTAATTCCGATAAGGGATCAGATTCTGCAAATGCCATATCCACGGTTGAGCTTGCATTTACACCTGCACCTACAGGGTCTTTTAGCTTCGTATGGACATTACGAGTAGTGGTGCAACCTAGAGCAAGTCCTAAATCAATATCATCGTCGTTGAAATTTGTCATCAGCAAGACAGACTACAACAGCTTGTAAGGAAGCCtgataaaaacaaatatatatctcAGCCAATTCCAGTAAATAGCCAGAGTCCATGCAAAACAAGTATATAAATGACTACCAAATCACATGAAAATCTTCTCTGGGAGACAACACAAATAAAACTACGTTGGAAACGTTTCTCGAAACATCTATTATCATTTCCTACTATACTTCACTCTGCACCACAACATTCCTTTTTATAGCTGTCATCAGCAATATATCAAAGTGATATGCTACAAAAAAGATAGTGGCTTCTTCCACGACTCGAACCATCTTACACTACCGACTCTTAATACACCATCTTCCCAACACCACAAAATCTGGAATATGCTACTTTTATGGTGcattcttttttcaaaaaaagatcgaaaagtattataaaagcaaaataaaaaacatgGCAAGCATATGCTACTTTATCTATtgcattcttttctttttatcatagATTCAGATTCAGCACAACTTGGTACTCAGATTCCTCTTATCTGCAGTTTCCAATTGAGCACTTCAAACATATCAAATTACAAAGTCTCATGAACTAATACTTCTATTAACTACCCTGATCGACGCGATAATTCAAATCCCTAGCCCTTAAACCAGTGCTAAGCTTAACCACTCATATGACCTAAATAACGCGAATTCAAATTTAGCCAGACAATacttcaagatatttcaaatttagaTTTTCAGATCAATAACTAGACTTAACCACTCATATGACCTAAATAACGCGAATTCAAATTTAGCCAGACAATACTCAAATTTAGATTTTCAGATCAATAACTAGACATTTCATCAACTAATGAACTCTGATTAAATATCAtcacatataacaaaaaaatcaatgatTTAGCTCATGCATAATGTTACTACctgcaaaaaaaataacacttattcaacaaaaaaataaataaattattcttttagcAAGTTTCAATAGTtataaactacaaaaaaaaaaaatacttgatcAAGAACATTTCAACTTCTTCTACAAAagtacaaataaaatcaaacatattaacAAAACCAAAAAGAATACTCATAATAACATATTCTAAAACTttcaagtataaaaaaaaagatattaaagaaaaaaacccATGATTCAAACTTACTAAAATACGAAATCTTAATAGCTCAGTTGATTAACTATTTGAAACACGATAAATAATCTCCTTTATCCATAAAAACAAGAAGAAGGAGCAAACCATCACAGTAATCAATTATTTTCACcacaaatcataaatttttatggctaattaatcaagaaaacgtaattcttatataaattaaacaaatcaaGAAATACCCACGTacctttttttccaaaaatccaTAGCAAACTCTTTTATCTCtcttaaaaatcaaaacttatCATTTCTTACAATTCCACCTCCATTTTTACAAGTACACTAAAAAAGTAAAAggtatttttttcttgatatgtaaAGAAAACAGAGGATGAAATTGAGATACTTAAAGAAAttgcaaaaaaatatatagtaataatTTTGGTATGTacaatatgttattttattttttttttgtattgtagaagaaaaaaaaaaacaaaatttgtcaaaaattgTGAAGTCCCAAAGACAGTATACACTAACTTTATTGACTAGTGGTTGAGAAAAATGCTACGTGGACTGTTCCAAACCAGTGAATTTcgatatgaaaaaatatactacttttttatttatattttatttctttataatcGTTATCGTGATCGACACAATAGAAATTAGATACGtatatactttatttttgtcataggaattgtattatatatatatattatattttaattatattattatttatgaaattattctGAATATATAGAACGATGAACAAAATAACCATTAATTGTTATTAGAGATTAGCAAATTGAATCATTATTAATTGTGTTAGTATGGGACGATTAAAGagtcaaattattattattattattattattatttgttacgTGCGAGGAGCCGAATTGTTATGTTGCATCACGAATGACATTTTATTtggaaagatattttttattttacaatttaagttatattagttattgttttttattttacaatttaagttatattagtTATTGACTTATTGTTATAAGGTAATTTGAAATTATGAGATTCAATTTGAAAGTTTGGTATTTAtcgtattattttttttcttcaataataTGTAAAGAATTAAGCTTCACtaaacatcaattatattagATATGTTATTAATGCTAATATGTAAAGGAAATTTGATGGGATGATAgtgttaaaatattatataataatagtaGACGAAATTTAAATCTTATTGGAGATAATTTTATCActacaaaatattataaataagactttaatttttttagataatgCTAAATGGTCAAAAAAATTGTcagaaatttaaaaagtctataatatttttttaaaaaaataaacagattttttttcattttacattaaaatgtattaaagttaaaaggataaaaatgttcaaaaaataaaataacatagtacaaaatatgttattttgtaATTCTGATCAAATTCTGGCCAAAAGAATTTTCgtttttcttttactcatttcattttaattaattaaacaataagttttcaaagtaaataatTCTGCAAAATTCAGAAGATAGTGTTATACACAACTCCAAGTTTTACGTGCGAGGAGCCGAATTGTTATTGTTGCATCATGAatgacattttatttgaaaagatttttaattttacaatttaagttatattagtCATTGTCATAAGGTTATTTGAAATTATGAGattgaatttgaaattatgatattgaatttgaaattctcaaaaattattatattatttttttctttaattacacGTAAAGATTAAAACTTCATTCAACATAAATTATGTTAGATATGTTAATGATAACATGTAAATGTGATTTGATGGGATAGTATCGTAATAaagattatataataatatagtacattgaaatttaaattttacttttaatgagataattttatcactacaaaaatattataaataagacttcaatttttttcttttgggtaatactaaatgacaaaaaaatttagtCAGAAATTTAAAAAGcctataatattctttttattctaaaataaattgattttttttatttttaaattaaaaactattaaagtgaaaagagtaaaaatgttccataaaataaaataatacagtgtgaaatatgttattttataattttggccaaaaggattttcctttttcttttactcatttcattttaattaattaaacagaaagttttcaaagtaaataatTCTACAAAATTGAGAAGATTGTGTGTTACACATTTCTTGTGTCCACAAAAGGCAAATTGGGATATGAAATCAAAGCAAAATTATTAAAGATTTGCCATTTTTAGAATGAGTAAGTTGAAAACTAGGAgtcaaaaaaggaagaaaaa
The nucleotide sequence above comes from Solanum pennellii chromosome 9, SPENNV200. Encoded proteins:
- the LOC107031247 gene encoding uncharacterized protein LOC107031247 gives rise to the protein MTNFNDDDIDLGLALGCTTTRNVHTKLKDPVGAGVNASSTVDMAFAESDPLSELVWSPRKGLSLKCAESSLADKKPFRLWNVGPTTLITAPSQSNRFKGTYDENAAYEKIIDQERLETKKMVLESGNEIGCSSKVKIMNAADGVDMVDADQDEENVKNTEKGFCVPIVESCENDAGEGDFGTERFLLHGASSKVDAVTTEPLAGKNNQEVLTGNKCRNEDVSGGSQALIPTVKDSESPACLLPSSPIKMEAENTLESTGLPVLEGTAENDLHIPGIIETCDQNEEQLLRGSSVPPETPPTHSRSSSYRRKGKAKALSDGTSNNKMSNDEEDSHESVESCNSTGLNPKGKKRWHFEKQFFVGSKRIRTDVHRDPATESTVAHNSSFVTWISNMVKGLPKSTLEESPTLALTFTPNNEENHVKETNHQEIVAYEKDHDSASRSMGFQSLFQSLYCPTLKVSETEIPKEDHSVGEPKKIPSADKILIDFPLISCHREGDMLDAHMLMSNDKSNQSTVACKEVPLMQTHIMPAVVAPREVSRNTSVENKASNDSISRLRTSICEEKNTSHSSEYDMSSRNQSLRSLWITRFSNKTPGTVVNIDNSKPTTHETSVECRIEQASSDVKGTSDKDQHDDVAASSKEIRDNNFERSMNNLHPIVSSPKFKKSEALSSLFSRRLDALKLIGPFSTRNEYSSSYTRTTCFFCGKSGHDLRNCSEVTESELEVLIRSIRAYEGAEGSSCLCIRCFQLDHWAISCPTSASNRGDNLRVVSVNECLPSQLEIKQSHPIELANRVHHSRDKSSSDLMHKRKQFLFAITSGSNQVPKQRMSDSTENSLKENIISSNFVSKEIAVVPKGIFDVIRGLRLSRIDILKWMNSHASLSHLDGFFLRLRLGRSEAGLGGTGYYVACINGLKGEKLERDSNNCICVDVCGVKCPVGSQYISNQDFLEDELSSWWHKMLESGGKVPEESDLRLKLDERMKLGF